From one Triticum urartu cultivar G1812 chromosome 3, Tu2.1, whole genome shotgun sequence genomic stretch:
- the LOC125548182 gene encoding S-type anion channel SLAH2-like: METDESARQWAAGARVPASRSTVERSFRERHGDGDPMMASPGQDSPFDASALRVAAHPVSVSLPASPSRFDVARTEAEFPPRHPAAIVPDASRMLSLPPRPTPMVSVVFEHLEEVMFRSQPIHAAASELPDAQDSQSQVLHDDSMSRGSGARMGRSKARRDTSYDPFKTWSGKLEKQLTTHLRVVRQPLQQEAEPEEDEDEDAATSGRPYSMPRVHRFFAALEGPELDKLRSSEELVLPSDKNWPFLLRFPVSAFGMCLGMSSQAILWKNIAISASTRFLHITLRTNLVLWCVSVALMCFVSALYACKVIFYFEAVRREYYHPIRVNFFFAPWIACLFLAIGVPELVAESLPHWLWYVLMAPIVSLEIKIYGQWISGGQRRLSRVANPSNHLSIVGNFVGALLGAIMGLREGPIFFFAVGLAHYIVLFVTLYQRLPTSETLPRDLHPVFFLFVAAPSVACLAWARITGEFGYGSRIAYFIAMFLYTSLAVRINMFRGFRFSLAWWAYTFPMTSAAIASIRYSSEVKNAFTQAMCIVLSVVATLTVTALLLTTLLHAAVHHDLFPNDISIAISERRPKQSTIAELNEVHGNKDADTTFRDLEAAYRP, translated from the exons ATGGAGACGGACGAATCTGCGCGGCAGTGGGCCGCCGGTGCTCGCGTCCCGGCCAGCCGATCCACCGTGGAGCGGAGCTTCAGG GAGCGTCATGGCGATGGCGACCCGATGATGGCGTCTCCGGGCCAGGACTCGCCGTTCGACGCGTCCGCGCTGCGCGTCGCGGCGCACCCGGTCTCCGTCAGCCTGCCGGCCTCTCCGTCCAGGTTCGACGTCGCCCGGACGGAGGCGGAGTTCCCGCCCAGGCACCCCGCGGCCATCGTGCCGGACGCGTCGCGCATGCTGTCGCTCCCGCCGCGGCCGACGCCGATGGTGTCCGTCGTGTTCGAGCATCTCGAGGAGGTGATGTTCCGCTCGCAGCCGATCCACGCGGCGGCCTCCGAGTTGCCCGACGCCCAGGACTCCCAGTCCCAGGTGCTGCACGACGACTCGATGAGCCGCGGGAGCGGGGCGCGCATGGGGAGGAGCAAGGCGCGCAGGGACACGAGCTACGATCCGTTCAAGACGTGGTCCGGGAAGCTGGAGAAGCAGCTCACCACCCACCTCCGCGTCGTCAGGCAGCCGCTGCAGCAGGAGGCGGAGCCCGAGGAAGACGAAGACGAAGACGCGGCGACGAGCGGCCGCCCCTACTCCATGCCCAGAGTCCACCGCTTCTTCGCCGCGCTGGAAGGCCCCGAACTCGACAAGCTCCGG TCGTCGGAGGAGCTGGTGTTGCCGTCGGACAAGAATTGGCCGTTCCTCCTCCGGTTCCCGGTGTCCGCCTTCGGCATGTGCCTGGGCATGAGCAGCCAGGCCATCCTGTGGAAGAACATCGCCATCTCGGCGTCCACGCGGTTCCTGCACATCACGCTCCGGACAAACCTCGTGCTCTGGTGCGTTTCGGTGGCGCTCATGTGCTTCGTGTCGGCGCTGTACGCGTGCAAGGTCATCTTCTACTTCGAGGCGGTGCGGCGGGAGTACTACCACCCGATCCGCGTCAACTTCTTCTTCGCGCCGTGGATCGCCTGCCTCTTCCTGGCCATCGGCGTGCCGGAGCTGGTGGCGGAGAGCCTGCCGCACTGGCTCTGGTACGTGCTCATGGCGCCCATCGTGTCCCTGGAGATCAAGATATACGGGCAGTGGATCTCCGGCGGGCAGAGGCGGCTGTCGAGGGTGGCGAACCCGTCGAACCACCTGTCCATCGTCGGCAACTTCGTGGGCGCGCTGCTGGGGGCCATCATGGGGTTGAGGGAGGGCCCCATCTTCTTCTTTGCCGTCGGGCTCGCGCACTACATCGTGCTGTTCGTGACGCTGTACCAGAGGCTGCCCACCAGCGAGACGCTGCCGCGGGACCTCCACCCGGTCTTCTTCCTCTTCGTGGCCGCGCCCAGCGTCGCCTGCCTCGCCTGGGCGCGGATCACCGGCGAGTTCGGCTACGGCTCCCGCATCGCCTACTTCATCGCCATGTTCCTCTACACCTCGCTG GCTGTGCGGATCAACATGTTCAGGGGGTTCAGGTTCTCGCTGGCGTGGTGGGCGTACACGTTCCCGATGACGAGCGCGGCGATCGCGTCGATACGCTACTCGTCGGAGGTGAAGAACGCGTTCACGCAGGCCATGTGCATCGTGCTGTCCGTGGTGGCCACGCTCACGGTGACCGCGCTCTTGCTGACCACGCTGCTGCACGCGGCCGTGCACCACGACCTCTTCCCCAACGacatctccatcgccatctcgGAGCGCAGGCCCAAGCAGAGCACCATCGCCGAGCTGAACGAGGTGCACGGCAACAAGGACGCCGACACCACATTCAGAGACCTCGAAGCCGCCTATAGACCCTGA